The following coding sequences are from one Methanohalophilus halophilus window:
- a CDS encoding 4Fe-4S binding protein produces the protein MLKITRYLWLLVLVVSLGGLWYPYLGYLMAVVMITLLATSVVRGRWFCGNLCPRGSLYDFVLSKVSRKQDIPESLKSFWLRIPLLVLMMTVMIYRVSVVFATQNMFEKIGVVLVSMCIVTTSLAIMLGGFYNSRTWCTVCPMGTAQRIIGGDRYQLKMAHELCIDCKKCEKVCPMELTVRDIGNNPDCIKCGRCVEACPKDALYF, from the coding sequence ATGCTGAAGATTACACGTTATCTGTGGCTGCTTGTCCTGGTAGTCTCATTGGGTGGATTGTGGTATCCTTATCTTGGATATCTGATGGCAGTTGTAATGATCACCCTGTTGGCTACGTCTGTAGTAAGAGGACGCTGGTTCTGCGGCAACCTATGTCCGCGTGGAAGCCTCTATGATTTCGTGCTGAGCAAAGTCTCAAGAAAACAGGATATACCGGAGAGCCTCAAAAGTTTCTGGTTGCGAATACCTCTCCTGGTACTTATGATGACAGTAATGATATACAGGGTATCAGTGGTATTTGCCACACAGAATATGTTCGAAAAAATCGGAGTCGTACTAGTGTCAATGTGTATTGTTACAACTTCACTGGCAATCATGCTGGGAGGATTTTACAATTCCAGGACCTGGTGTACGGTATGCCCGATGGGAACTGCACAAAGAATAATCGGAGGAGACCGATACCAGCTTAAAATGGCACATGAACTTTGCATAGATTGCAAGAAATGTGAAAAAGTGTGCCCAATGGAACTTACGGTCAGGGACATAGGCAATAATCCCGACTGCATAAAATGTGGCCGCTGTGTGGAAGCCTGTCCAAAAGATGCCCTGTACTTTTAA
- a CDS encoding thioredoxin domain-containing protein codes for MNSKNNRLAGENSPYLRQHSTNPVDWYPWSEEAFEQAKRKNLPVFLSIGYSTCHWCHVMAEESFEDAHIANLLNSNFIPVKVDREERPDVDEFYMEVCQAMNGSGGWPLTIIMTPEKKPFFAATYIPKEAAMGQMGLSDLLMQVTNIWDNKRAEIRQQASQLVSEINNIPAEKEPVNLSILEDAFSALFGMFDWKNGGFGPAPKFPSPSILIFLLNRWKTDERPQSLTMIENTLSSMASGGIFDHLGGGFHRYSTDASWNIPHFEKMLYDQAMLVVVYLMAYQATGNVHYRDVADSTISYMSTVLRHPEGGFYCGEDADSEGQEGLFYLWSRGQIEDSVGKEDSDFILQFYDIIPLDGGSENVGVLRRNEYAISDTSAAKLKEIKAHLFSLRSERIRPSLDNKILTDWNGLAIAALSMASRISGVNSTLEKGKEAASFILSYMRRDDGRLYHRFHEGNSGIDGFLDDYAFLAWGLIELYEATFETKYLETAIEIVDIMVDMFYDEDQGGFFFSASDVSDIPHRTKKVFDGPYPSGNSVAVWDLFCLFHITGNVGYRDLARTTLSAFGGMLKRSPPAYSYMLTGLMLGVEATLVVIVTDSEKIGLKEMMDVVRKNYLPQTILLLKNPESARDLSRIAPYTFDMDVKEGRTTAYVCKGQSCTPPVNDRRELESLLF; via the coding sequence ATGAATTCCAAAAACAACAGGCTTGCCGGGGAAAACAGTCCCTACCTGAGACAGCATTCCACAAATCCTGTTGATTGGTATCCATGGTCAGAAGAAGCTTTTGAACAGGCAAAAAGGAAAAATCTTCCAGTCTTCCTTTCCATTGGGTATTCAACCTGTCACTGGTGTCACGTAATGGCAGAGGAATCTTTTGAAGATGCTCACATTGCCAATCTTTTGAATTCTAATTTCATTCCTGTAAAAGTAGACAGGGAAGAGAGGCCGGATGTCGATGAGTTCTACATGGAAGTCTGCCAGGCAATGAATGGCAGCGGTGGCTGGCCGCTGACCATAATTATGACACCTGAAAAAAAGCCTTTTTTTGCAGCCACTTATATACCAAAAGAAGCGGCAATGGGGCAGATGGGATTATCAGACCTGTTGATGCAGGTTACAAATATCTGGGACAATAAAAGAGCTGAGATAAGGCAGCAGGCATCACAATTGGTTTCAGAAATCAATAATATACCTGCCGAAAAGGAGCCGGTAAACCTGTCCATTCTGGAGGATGCTTTTTCCGCACTTTTCGGTATGTTTGACTGGAAAAATGGTGGGTTTGGCCCGGCTCCCAAATTCCCTTCTCCTTCGATTCTTATATTTTTGCTCAACCGGTGGAAAACGGATGAGCGACCGCAGTCCCTCACGATGATCGAAAATACTCTGTCTTCAATGGCAAGTGGTGGAATATTCGATCATCTGGGTGGAGGTTTCCATCGCTACTCTACAGATGCCAGCTGGAATATTCCTCATTTCGAGAAAATGCTCTATGACCAGGCAATGCTTGTGGTCGTTTATCTCATGGCTTATCAGGCAACAGGGAATGTGCATTACAGGGACGTGGCAGATTCAACAATTTCCTATATGAGTACAGTACTACGCCATCCAGAAGGTGGATTCTATTGTGGGGAAGATGCTGACAGTGAGGGTCAGGAAGGTTTATTCTATCTATGGTCCAGAGGTCAAATAGAGGACTCTGTCGGGAAAGAGGATAGTGATTTTATTCTGCAGTTCTACGATATAATTCCCCTGGATGGGGGGTCTGAAAATGTAGGAGTATTGCGCCGTAATGAATATGCTATAAGTGACACTTCAGCTGCAAAATTAAAAGAAATAAAAGCACACCTGTTCTCCCTTCGTAGTGAAAGGATCAGGCCGTCTCTTGATAATAAGATTCTTACAGACTGGAACGGCCTTGCAATAGCTGCTCTTTCAATGGCTTCCAGAATATCCGGGGTTAATTCCACTCTTGAAAAAGGCAAAGAAGCTGCTTCTTTTATTCTCTCCTACATGCGCAGAGATGATGGAAGGCTGTATCACCGTTTCCATGAAGGCAATTCTGGAATTGATGGCTTTCTGGATGACTATGCTTTTCTGGCATGGGGCTTGATCGAACTTTATGAAGCTACATTTGAGACAAAATATCTGGAAACAGCAATTGAAATTGTGGATATAATGGTTGATATGTTCTATGATGAAGATCAAGGTGGCTTTTTCTTCTCTGCATCGGATGTATCTGACATCCCCCACAGGACAAAAAAAGTCTTTGATGGCCCTTATCCAAGCGGGAATTCAGTGGCTGTATGGGATCTCTTCTGCCTATTCCATATTACCGGTAATGTGGGTTACCGTGATTTAGCCCGTACAACCCTGTCGGCTTTTGGTGGAATGCTGAAGCGTTCTCCACCGGCTTATAGTTATATGTTAACCGGTCTTATGCTTGGAGTAGAGGCAACCCTTGTGGTAATAGTTACAGATTCTGAAAAAATCGGGCTTAAGGAAATGATGGATGTTGTAAGGAAAAATTATCTTCCCCAAACAATATTGTTATTGAAAAATCCCGAATCTGCCAGAGACCTGTCCAGGATTGCCCCTTATACTTTTGATATGGATGTAAAAGAAGGGAGAACTACAGCTTATGTCTGCAAAGGACAGAGCTGCACTCCTCCGGTCAACGACCGCCGGGAATTGGAAAGCCTGTTGTTTTGA